A stretch of the Bradyrhizobium sp. CCBAU 53351 genome encodes the following:
- the sctS gene encoding type III secretion system export apparatus subunit SctS, whose product MSPNEAVHQLNEAMMLVLLLSLPPILVASGVGILVGLLQALTQVQEQTISFAAKLIAVAVTIAAMAGFLGGEIFTYTMNLFNNFPAMT is encoded by the coding sequence ATGTCTCCCAATGAAGCCGTGCACCAATTGAACGAGGCGATGATGCTGGTCCTGCTGCTGTCATTGCCGCCGATCCTGGTTGCCTCCGGGGTCGGTATCCTCGTCGGCCTGCTGCAGGCGCTGACCCAGGTGCAGGAACAGACGATCTCGTTCGCCGCCAAGCTGATTGCCGTCGCCGTTACCATCGCCGCCATGGCCGGCTTCCTCGGCGGCGAGATCTTCACCTACACCATGAATCTCTTCAACAACTTCCCGGCGATGACCTGA